ACCATCATGTTGGTCTCTCGGTCCACCTCTGTGTATCGGCCCGGGGCGCAGGTCTGTAGGGCGGGAAGGTAGGTGATGTCAGCGTTGATGCCATGTTCCTTCAACGCTCGCTCAAGACCCGCAGCGTCTTCGGGCCGGTTGATCTGGACGTGGACCTCGCCGGCGTTGCCCTCACCCACGGAGTAGGCAGGGGTTGAGCCGAGACCGGGCACCATAAGAATGGCCCCAATCGCGGCAGCCACTGCGATGCCTCGCAGGACATACCGGAAAGCACCGAGGCGTTGCGACCGTTGCTCATGGCGACGTCCGGCCGCACCGGGTTCGGCTACGTAGTCACGCAGTTCAGCCAGGAGCCGCTTTTCGAAAGAGTCGAGTTGGGTACTCATGAGATCACCTCGATGATGCTTGGGACTGTTTGGGTCAAACGCCGACGGGCGCGGTGGTATCGCACCCGAGCGTTGTTGGGCGAAATGCCGAGGGCTTGCGCCGCCTCGTCGAGTCTGAGCCCGTCCACGGCGACGAGTTCAACGACAGCACGCTGCCCTTCAGGCAGGTCCGCCAGTGCCTCGACCACCGCGCGAGCTTTACGCTCCGCATCGATCCGGGCAACCAGGTGTTCGGTAGCTTCGTCGTCGAGCCACTCACGAGCACGGAATCTGGCGGTGGCCCGCGCTCGTCGATAAGCGGAACGGTGATGGCTGGCAACGACATGGCGAGCGATGCCGTACAGCCAGCCAGCAGGGCTCCCCAAATCGGGCTTATACCGATGCGAACTGTCAATCGCAGCCAAGAACACGTCGGCGGTGAGGTCAGCTGCAGTCTCCGGGTCGGCAGTCCTACGAGCAACAAACCGCTGCACCTGCTCGAGGTGCTGGCGGTAAAACGCCTCGAGAGCGTCCGGGTCATGCCCGATGTCGGCAACAGCGAAGGCTGGCGTCCCTCCTACTGCGGGTGTCATATCTACTCTTCGCCGATAGGGACACAGACGTTACACCCCCAAAGGTCGTCACAATCAGCGATGGAAACGGTCCCCTTCCTGTACACGGGTTCACAACCGGGAGTCACCCGAGTCCTTCCACACGTCTAGCGTCGGCGCTCGCCGCGTCTTCAACCCAATCGATACGTGCCGATACTGAGCACTCGGCGGAATGTGCGTTCTTGTCCCCGATTTGGCGATATGGGCGCTGGACCGAGGGCTTCTGTTAGCTGTCGGTGGTCCAGCAGCGATCACCGAGGAGGTTTGTGATCTCCGGGCTTGAAAGCGGATCAGTCGACCCGGACGGGTCGAAGGTCCCGCTGTCGGTTCCTACCTGGATGGCGTCGTGACCCTCAATCCGGTAGATGGACCGTTCCCACGAGGCTTCGGTGGCGGACAGCAGCGTGCCATCGATGATGGCGACTTCCCGTTTCCCGTTGTCGGTGAAGTCGCCGCATCCGTAGGCGAGGAACCCATGCGGGGGCAAGCCTTCCCAGAGGGTGAGATGCTTCCCGTCGGGGGTGTGCACGTAGTCGAGGACACCATCAACGATGGCGAGCACATCTGCGCCTGCACCCCAGGCGGCAGTACCGCCGGTGAGGATCTCATCGATCCTGTCACCATTGAGATCGGCGGCGATCAACACCTCACCGTGACCCGACCCGGGAACCGCATAGGTCGATTGGGCGGTGCACACCACTAATTCCAGGGGTCCAGTGTCGAAGATGGCCAGATCGGTCATACCGTCCCCGTCGAAATCCCCGCCGATCGCCCGCTCCGAATCACAACTGCGGAGCGGGCCTGCCCGTGGCACGGTCAACACTCCCCGGTCGAATCCACCGAAGTAGGCGACCGCCCCGGACTTGTCGATAAGCAGCGGCCCGCCATAGGTTTGATCACAGACCAGCGCTTCGCCCAACCACTCCGCCGTGAAACAGAACCCGCCGTCGATGCGCACCCCATCACCGTATCTCAGGGTGACGGTCCTGGCGTCGAGATTGGAACCGTCCTCGATGTCGTAGCGGGTCAAGGTGAGCGTCGAGTCGGAGCCCACAAACCCGGATTCCAGCAGGGTCACTTCGCCGTCCTTCACGACGATGGCGAGCGATGCTTCCGGACCAGGTGGCAAGGCCCAGACCTCCGTACCATCCATCGACCTCACTCCGAAACCCTGCCGTCCCTCGCCTCCACTCACCAACGCCACTTTCTCGCCGGCAAGCCGCGCTTGACTCACCCCCGACTCCCAACCACCGACCGACCCCAGATCGGTTGAAACACCGGTGACCAGATCCACCAACAGAAGCCG
The sequence above is drawn from the Acidimicrobiia bacterium genome and encodes:
- a CDS encoding RNA polymerase sigma factor; amino-acid sequence: MTPAVGGTPAFAVADIGHDPDALEAFYRQHLEQVQRFVARRTADPETAADLTADVFLAAIDSSHRYKPDLGSPAGWLYGIARHVVASHHRSAYRRARATARFRAREWLDDEATEHLVARIDAERKARAVVEALADLPEGQRAVVELVAVDGLRLDEAAQALGISPNNARVRYHRARRRLTQTVPSIIEVIS
- a CDS encoding VCBS repeat-containing protein; amino-acid sequence: MAQETGWSDRWLHVVAAVVVSVWVSGCGEAAVSSSTAPSSTTSSVVVLTTSSTTLTTSTTAGSSFEEASLPLVAEEVVASDDGIFLVLHGDGAPIVQLWDEPTAVAFMVGEGLVVAQRSTDTGGVYPRWVEGPILVFDPAGVRPLPMSAGQLRLFDAGVVDGRAVALATSTVEGGPDDRDVRLLLVDLVTGVSTDLGSVGGWESGVSQARLAGEKVALVSGGEGRQGFGVRSMDGTEVWALPPGPEASLAIVVKDGEVTLLESGFVGSDSTLTLTRYDIEDGSNLDARTVTLRYGDGVRIDGGFCFTAEWLGEALVCDQTYGGPLLIDKSGAVAYFGGFDRGVLTVPRAGPLRSCDSERAIGGDFDGDGMTDLAIFDTGPLELVVCTAQSTYAVPGSGHGEVLIAADLNGDRIDEILTGGTAAWGAGADVLAIVDGVLDYVHTPDGKHLTLWEGLPPHGFLAYGCGDFTDNGKREVAIIDGTLLSATEASWERSIYRIEGHDAIQVGTDSGTFDPSGSTDPLSSPEITNLLGDRCWTTDS